AGCCGGAAATCACGGACGGTCAACCTCGACAAATCCGGACGGATAGCTATACCTGCGAATTTTCTTGAAGCGATAGGGAATCCGGGGAAAGTCGTCGTTGTCGGAGTCCTCAACTATCTGGAGATCTGGACTCCAGAGGATCATGCCAAGATGAGCAAAGATGGAGACGAGGCGTTTCTTGAGGGCGATTGGGAATACTAGTGCGGGAGAGGGCAATGAGAGTATACCGTACCGAATGCGAGGGAGTCTCGATACTGAGGTTGTCCGGAGAGGTGAGAAGCGAGGAGGCACGGATGCTCCTAGATTTCATCGAAGAAACGACATCCTCCAGGCAGGAAGGGTATATTCTCGATTTTCAGGGCGTCGAGCATGTCAACTATCACGTATTCGAACTTTTCGAAGAATGGTTTTCCGTTCACCCGGACGTCCTGATAAGCGGTTTGAGCGATTATATCCTTGATATCCTGGCCTTCGTCCGAAAAGGGGACACCATACCTGTTTTTTCCGACTGGAGAACAGCTTTTCGTTGCCTGAAGGCAGGGAGCAGAAGACTCTCTCCTTCCGGCGCGCGCGAGCTCGTCGCCAGTTGCTGAATTGGAGAACCGCGCAAGTGCATCATATTCCGGTCATGCTCGAACAGGTTGTAAGTCTTCTGATCACGGATCCGGATGGAAGATACGTTGATTGTACGCTGGGTCTTGGTGGACATTCGCTCAGAATACTCGATACTGCCGGCAGCCGGATGGAGATAACAGGAATAGACAGGGATCTGGACGCGATCGAGGAAGCGAAAAGACGTCTGATGAAGTTTGGAAGAAGAATGAATTATATCCATGGCAATTTCGCCGATATCGACCTGCTTCTGGCGGGTGGAAAATACGAAGGATTCCTATTTGATCTCGGGCTTTCCTCATTTCAGATATCTGACAGAAAGAGGGGGTTCAGCTATCTCGACGACCGTCCTCTCGACATGTGCATGGGAAGCGGGGGAGGTTCTGTCATAAAGCTTCTCGCCACGGCATCCGAGGGCGAGTTACATAGAATAATCAGGGATTATGGAGAGGAAAGAAAAGGAAGAGGCATAGCCAGGACGATCGTCAGGATCAGGGGGGAAAAAGAGATCAAAACCACAGGCCAGCTCCGGTCGATCGTTGAGATGGCCGTGCCTTCCGGACATCTTATCAATTCTCTTTCGAGGGTTTTCCAGGCTTTCAGGATATGGGCCAACAAAGAACTGGAGAATCTTGAAGCGGTCCTTCCCAAAGCCGTCGAAATGCTGATGCCTGGCGGGCGGATCGTGGTCATGAGTTACCACTCACTTGAAGACCGAATCGTAAAAAATTTTTTTAGAAGTGAAGAGAAAGGGTGTATATGCCCTTCTGATTTTCCGGTCTGTAATTGTGGGAAAAAACCCGAGTTGAAAGTGCTCACCCGGCGCCCGATGATTCCCGGCGATGATGAGATCGCCGCTAACAGCAGGGCAAGGAGCGCCAGACTCAGGGCTGCAGAGAGGTTGTAACGATGAAAAGTAAGAAAAATTATGTCGACCATGTTTCCATCGTGCTGAGAAGGACTTTTGAAGGCAAATTGAGTCCGATGAATTTCCTCCTGATCCTCGGCTTCTTCTCAAGCCTCGTCATGCTTTACATATCGCTTCACGTGCATTTTTATTCCCTGTCGGAAAAGATTAGCGAGGGTGAAGAAAGAGTGGAGATGCTGCGAGAGGAAAAAATCTATCTTACCGCTGAACAGGACAGGCTGACTTCCCACGAAAGAATCATACCTATCGTTCAGGATCTTGGTTTCAGGGCCGGTTACTCGAGCGAGATAAACCGCGTGGCATTGTATGAGGATCATAGAAAGTTCAGCAATGAAGCCCCCTTCTGGGCGCAGGCGCAGGCGGCGGGAATCGG
Above is a window of Candidatus Krumholzibacteriota bacterium DNA encoding:
- the rsmH gene encoding 16S rRNA (cytosine(1402)-N(4))-methyltransferase RsmH, producing MHHIPVMLEQVVSLLITDPDGRYVDCTLGLGGHSLRILDTAGSRMEITGIDRDLDAIEEAKRRLMKFGRRMNYIHGNFADIDLLLAGGKYEGFLFDLGLSSFQISDRKRGFSYLDDRPLDMCMGSGGGSVIKLLATASEGELHRIIRDYGEERKGRGIARTIVRIRGEKEIKTTGQLRSIVEMAVPSGHLINSLSRVFQAFRIWANKELENLEAVLPKAVEMLMPGGRIVVMSYHSLEDRIVKNFFRSEEKGCICPSDFPVCNCGKKPELKVLTRRPMIPGDDEIAANSRARSARLRAAERL